From Cyclobacteriaceae bacterium, a single genomic window includes:
- a CDS encoding HAMP domain-containing histidine kinase, with product MKPLKLLYLTSRNYLAIFFGLLVLFFGVFYFILRFEVTQNIDEILFNRKNYVIETFTARNGKVPYEEFSFTDFTITPEAAGYTFDDVYSDTLIFEKTDQELDEYRKLTTSFTFDHQNYKLEIVKAHLEAVEIINTVVISLGLIFILMLAVFYFTTRFYSGKLWYPFYHSLEQLKKFEVEKSAGIELLDSRIEEFNELNKSIADLTERAQNSFVSQKQFIENASHEMQTPLAVIQNQLEMWIGDANLTEYHSEKIRMLLDSTRRLSKLNKTLLLLSKIENQQFFETEKNDVKILVEKILTYFEGQQENLEIQVSLQLNSVYVEANPMLLDVLLTNLVKNSFLHNIAKGSIDIRVTENVFEIINTSNSVELPRNKLFQRFFKQSAAKDSWGLGLAIAKKICDINGWSLKYEFQGNKQVFKVHFGKSPVAVV from the coding sequence ATGAAGCCTTTGAAACTCCTTTATCTGACATCGCGAAATTATCTGGCCATATTCTTTGGTCTGCTGGTTCTATTTTTTGGTGTGTTTTATTTCATTCTGCGATTTGAGGTGACACAAAATATCGATGAAATTCTTTTCAACCGAAAGAACTATGTCATCGAAACGTTCACGGCACGAAACGGTAAGGTGCCATACGAGGAATTCAGTTTCACGGATTTTACAATTACCCCCGAAGCAGCCGGATATACATTCGACGATGTTTATTCGGATACGCTGATTTTCGAAAAAACAGACCAGGAGCTTGATGAGTACCGGAAGCTTACAACATCATTTACATTCGATCATCAAAACTACAAGCTTGAAATTGTTAAGGCGCACCTGGAGGCGGTTGAGATAATCAATACGGTCGTCATTTCACTAGGTTTGATCTTCATTTTGATGCTTGCGGTTTTTTATTTTACGACACGCTTTTATTCTGGAAAATTATGGTATCCATTTTATCATAGCCTCGAACAGCTAAAGAAATTTGAGGTGGAGAAATCTGCTGGAATTGAGTTATTGGATTCAAGGATCGAGGAGTTCAACGAGTTGAATAAGTCGATAGCTGATCTTACAGAAAGAGCGCAGAATTCATTTGTCAGCCAAAAGCAATTTATTGAGAACGCTTCGCATGAAATGCAGACTCCGCTGGCCGTGATTCAAAATCAACTTGAAATGTGGATCGGTGATGCTAATCTGACGGAGTACCATTCGGAAAAGATTCGGATGTTGCTGGATTCAACCCGACGTCTTTCAAAGCTAAACAAAACGCTTTTGCTCCTCTCGAAGATTGAAAACCAACAATTTTTTGAAACGGAGAAAAATGACGTCAAAATACTGGTAGAAAAAATACTTACTTACTTTGAAGGGCAGCAGGAAAATCTGGAGATCCAGGTGTCCTTACAACTCAACAGCGTGTATGTAGAGGCAAACCCCATGCTTCTTGATGTGCTACTGACGAACCTTGTTAAAAACTCGTTCCTTCATAACATCGCAAAGGGATCAATCGACATTCGCGTGACAGAGAACGTATTTGAAATAATAAATACATCTAATTCAGTTGAGCTTCCACGCAACAAGCTATTTCAACGCTTCTTTAAGCAATCAGCAGCAAAGGACAGCTGGGGGCTGGGTCTGGCCATAGCAAAGAAGATTTGCGACATCAACGGTTGGTCGTTGAAATATGAGTTTCAAGGAAATAAACAGGTTTTTAAAGTCCATTTCGGCAAAAGCCCGGTTGCGGTTGTTTGA
- a CDS encoding response regulator transcription factor, with product MKVLIVEDEKDLQSILIDFLTREKYAYDAVSTYSEASERIALYDYDCILLDINLPDGSGFKLLDELNDVNKSEGVIIISARNSIDDKIKGLNLGADDYLTKPFHLSELNARIQAVIRRKKFDVSRKITFANIELDLKQLLVKVGQDQVSLTRKEFDILQHLIANKNIVISKNALLEYIWGDYVDASLSLDLLSTHLKNLKRKLKVAEAKAEIRNVYGVGYQIMEL from the coding sequence ATGAAAGTCCTGATTGTTGAAGACGAAAAAGACCTTCAGTCAATATTGATTGATTTTCTCACACGCGAAAAATACGCATACGATGCAGTAAGCACTTATTCGGAAGCGTCCGAAAGGATCGCTTTATACGACTATGACTGTATTTTGCTAGACATCAACCTACCCGATGGAAGTGGATTCAAGCTCCTGGACGAACTCAATGACGTAAACAAATCCGAGGGTGTAATCATTATATCAGCCCGCAATTCAATTGATGACAAGATAAAGGGACTTAATCTCGGAGCTGACGACTACCTCACCAAGCCGTTTCACCTTTCAGAACTTAATGCCAGGATACAGGCGGTGATCAGGAGAAAAAAATTCGACGTCAGCCGCAAGATCACTTTTGCAAACATAGAACTTGACCTGAAGCAACTGTTAGTTAAGGTCGGTCAGGATCAGGTCAGCCTGACACGAAAAGAATTCGATATTCTTCAGCATCTTATTGCAAACAAGAACATCGTGATTTCGAAAAACGCCCTTCTTGAGTATATCTGGGGAGACTATGTGGATGCTTCTCTCTCACTGGATCTCCTTTCTACTCACTTGAAGAACCTGAAAAGGAAACTGAAAGTAGCCGAGGCAAAGGCTGAGATACGCAATGTCTACGGGGTGGGCTATCAAATAATGGAGTTATGA
- a CDS encoding efflux RND transporter periplasmic adaptor subunit: protein MRSFAVILFFGSLLAACSQRHDNNTTKNEPKPDTLKVLSLKKGKVEKQTSLPGELFAFEHVEIHPKVTGYIKQLKVDIGTVVKRGQILAVIDAPEIQSRLGEANGKFQASKAKFQASLDNYNRIKDAAKTEGVIAPSELERAKNQMLTDSADYNAARYSAASFQQVGNYLAVAAPFNGTITQRNVNEGSYVAPNGGKPILVIEDNSKLRLRIAVPEALTGVSLKDNKVKFSTKSNPNQLFDAVLMRKAGTIDADTRTEIWEFEIQNEKGALKPGSFTNVVMNIFRSENSYLVPFSSVVTTLERKFVIKVSNDSTHWIDVSQGLNLSDKTEIFGNLKEGDTLVIKGNEEIRAKQKVAVKFAGK from the coding sequence ATGAGATCTTTTGCAGTTATCTTATTTTTTGGCTCCCTGTTAGCCGCTTGCAGTCAGAGACACGATAACAACACGACCAAAAACGAACCAAAGCCAGATACGCTGAAAGTGTTATCGCTGAAGAAAGGAAAAGTAGAAAAGCAGACTTCCCTTCCCGGTGAACTTTTTGCATTTGAACATGTGGAGATTCACCCCAAAGTGACGGGATATATAAAGCAGTTGAAGGTTGACATTGGCACCGTGGTAAAGCGGGGGCAGATACTTGCAGTGATAGACGCTCCTGAAATACAGTCAAGGCTCGGTGAAGCAAATGGAAAATTCCAGGCATCAAAGGCGAAATTCCAGGCAAGCCTTGATAATTACAATCGGATTAAGGATGCGGCCAAGACAGAAGGTGTAATTGCTCCCAGTGAATTGGAACGTGCAAAGAATCAAATGCTAACGGATAGCGCCGATTATAATGCAGCCAGATATTCGGCCGCGTCGTTTCAGCAAGTAGGCAATTATCTAGCGGTCGCGGCACCATTCAACGGAACTATCACGCAGCGGAACGTCAACGAAGGTTCCTATGTCGCACCAAATGGCGGAAAACCTATACTGGTAATCGAAGATAATTCTAAGCTCAGATTGCGCATTGCCGTCCCTGAAGCGCTGACTGGCGTTTCTCTAAAAGACAACAAGGTAAAGTTCTCGACCAAAAGCAATCCGAATCAATTATTCGATGCCGTTTTGATGAGGAAGGCTGGCACCATAGATGCAGACACAAGAACAGAGATTTGGGAGTTTGAAATACAAAATGAGAAAGGCGCATTAAAGCCGGGATCGTTCACTAACGTTGTCATGAATATCTTCAGGAGTGAGAATTCGTACCTGGTCCCATTCTCATCTGTTGTCACAACTCTTGAAAGAAAGTTTGTAATCAAGGTCTCCAATGATTCAACGCACTGGATCGACGTATCGCAGGGATTGAACCTGTCGGATAAAACAGAGATTTTCGGCAATTTGAAAGAAGGTGATACCCTTGTAATCAAAGGAAATGAGGAAATTAGGGCAAAGCAAAAAGTTGCTGTCAAATTTGCCGGTAAGTAG
- a CDS encoding efflux RND transporter permease subunit encodes MNLIQVALRRPVTVVVTIMAILIFSAVAIRNSKIDIFPTVGLPTIYVAQTYGGLSPQQMEGFITSYYEYHFLYITGIKFVESKSVQGVTLIKLQFHEGTDMAAAMAETVSYAARSRSFMPSGTLPPFIMRYDAGSVPIGQLVFSSETRSLGEIQDLALFKVRPMFASLPGVSAPPPFGGNQRTVLVKADPERMRSYGLTPDDLVTAIAKNNTISPAGNLRVGDFTLITPSNSVVDNFKELESIPLKTGTGASIYVRDVASVDNGADVTSGYALINGKRSVYIPVTKRADASTWDVVQNIKKALPDMQAAVPEDIKVSYELDQSGYVANSLRSLLFEGALGAILTGLMVLLFLGDRRSALIVVLTIPLALLSAVVFLYLFGQSLNIMTLGGLALAVGILVDEATVTIENIHHHQENGKSKARAIVDACKEIALAKLLILLSVLAVFVPSLFMSGVPKSMFLPLSLAVGFAMISSFLLSQTFVPVVANWLLKNKADTRSPRFDRFKDWYIKFSDKQNQRSNVLAPLFLVIALLIAGLGYYFIGTEIFPQVDAGQFQVRLRMPTGTRIERTEQATKNILGMIERMAGKDNIAITSSFAGLQPPTYAINPIFLWTSGPHESLMKVKFKDNSGIRLDRFKEQLRDSVKKEMPSALISFEPADLVDQVMSLGTNTPIEIAIQGRNLAQGREYGEKIKIELEKIPYLRDVQYGLPLDYPSLEITYDRVRAGQMGVSVEQASKSVLAATSSSRLTQPLYWLDKAAGNAYQVQVEYPQFRMNSPDQIEQIPIDGRGDQNVYLRDVADWRKTNTAGEYDRLNQQRYITITANINKKDLGSAIEDANMAIKQIGQIPTGMKINLRGQAETLNETLRELGTGLLLAIVIIFLLLAINFQSFNISLIILSAIPAVIAGSFLLLLLTGKTLNIQSFMGTIMAIGVSVSNAILLITTAEGLRQQGTHTNAGLEAAKNRLRPILMTTIAMIAGMIPMAIGFGEGAEQTAPLAIAVIGGLFFSTVTVLFILPVVYNRIAGKKKYISASLDPDDETSVNFGQ; translated from the coding sequence ATGAATTTAATACAAGTCGCACTACGCAGACCTGTTACAGTGGTCGTAACGATCATGGCTATTTTGATTTTTTCGGCTGTCGCCATCCGTAACTCCAAGATTGATATTTTCCCAACGGTTGGCTTACCTACTATTTATGTTGCTCAAACCTACGGTGGCCTTTCTCCTCAACAAATGGAAGGTTTTATCACGTCATACTATGAGTATCATTTCCTCTACATCACCGGGATCAAATTTGTGGAAAGCAAATCTGTCCAGGGTGTAACATTGATCAAATTGCAATTTCATGAAGGGACTGACATGGCTGCGGCGATGGCCGAAACAGTGTCCTATGCAGCCAGGTCAAGGTCATTTATGCCCTCCGGCACATTGCCACCCTTTATCATGCGCTATGATGCAGGCTCTGTTCCTATCGGTCAATTGGTCTTCAGTAGTGAAACAAGGTCATTGGGTGAGATTCAGGATCTGGCATTGTTTAAGGTGCGACCTATGTTTGCTTCTTTGCCTGGAGTTTCGGCACCACCACCATTTGGCGGGAATCAAAGAACGGTATTGGTCAAGGCCGACCCCGAACGAATGAGAAGTTACGGACTGACACCCGATGATCTTGTTACTGCCATCGCGAAGAATAACACCATTTCACCAGCTGGAAACCTTCGGGTGGGAGATTTCACACTGATAACGCCTTCTAATAGTGTGGTTGACAATTTCAAGGAACTTGAATCAATACCTCTTAAGACTGGGACCGGTGCATCCATATATGTGCGGGACGTGGCCAGTGTTGACAATGGTGCAGATGTGACCTCGGGCTACGCACTAATCAATGGGAAGCGTTCGGTTTACATTCCGGTTACTAAAAGAGCCGACGCTTCCACCTGGGATGTTGTCCAAAATATAAAGAAGGCACTCCCTGATATGCAGGCTGCCGTTCCAGAAGACATAAAAGTGTCTTATGAACTGGATCAATCCGGCTACGTTGCAAATTCTCTAAGAAGCCTTTTGTTTGAAGGTGCGCTCGGTGCAATCCTCACAGGGCTAATGGTTTTATTGTTTTTGGGTGACCGGAGAAGTGCACTTATAGTCGTTCTCACCATTCCGCTCGCGTTACTTTCAGCAGTTGTGTTTTTATACCTCTTTGGGCAGTCGTTGAATATTATGACGCTCGGTGGTCTGGCATTGGCTGTGGGTATATTAGTAGACGAAGCGACGGTAACGATTGAAAATATTCATCACCACCAGGAGAACGGAAAATCCAAAGCACGCGCTATCGTTGATGCGTGTAAGGAAATTGCGCTTGCGAAGTTACTCATTTTGCTCAGCGTTCTGGCAGTATTTGTGCCCTCTCTCTTTATGTCAGGGGTACCAAAGTCAATGTTCCTTCCGCTGTCACTTGCCGTCGGTTTTGCAATGATTTCTTCATTTCTGCTGTCCCAGACTTTCGTTCCTGTTGTCGCTAATTGGCTTTTAAAGAACAAAGCCGATACCCGGAGCCCGAGATTCGACCGGTTTAAAGATTGGTACATCAAATTTTCGGACAAGCAAAACCAACGATCAAATGTTCTGGCCCCGCTGTTTTTAGTTATCGCTCTACTTATTGCAGGGCTGGGCTATTATTTTATTGGCACTGAAATATTTCCGCAGGTGGATGCGGGTCAATTTCAAGTTCGATTGCGTATGCCCACCGGAACACGGATTGAGCGAACTGAACAAGCTACAAAGAATATTCTCGGGATGATTGAGCGCATGGCGGGCAAGGATAACATTGCGATTACTTCGTCTTTTGCCGGACTGCAACCTCCGACCTATGCGATCAACCCCATCTTTTTATGGACCAGCGGTCCCCACGAATCGTTAATGAAAGTGAAATTCAAGGACAACTCGGGAATAAGGCTTGACAGATTCAAGGAACAACTTCGCGACAGCGTAAAGAAAGAAATGCCATCCGCATTAATTTCTTTTGAACCGGCTGATCTGGTTGATCAGGTGATGAGCCTGGGGACAAATACGCCCATTGAAATAGCCATTCAGGGTAGAAATCTTGCTCAAGGCCGTGAGTACGGTGAAAAAATAAAAATAGAGTTAGAAAAGATTCCCTATTTAAGGGATGTTCAATACGGACTTCCCCTCGACTATCCAAGTCTTGAAATTACCTACGACCGTGTCCGTGCCGGGCAGATGGGTGTCTCCGTTGAGCAGGCATCTAAATCGGTATTAGCCGCTACATCTTCCAGTCGTCTGACGCAGCCCTTGTATTGGCTCGACAAAGCGGCAGGCAACGCCTATCAAGTTCAGGTAGAATATCCACAATTCAGGATGAACAGCCCAGACCAAATTGAACAGATACCAATTGATGGACGTGGTGATCAAAATGTCTACCTGCGAGATGTTGCCGACTGGCGGAAAACTAATACCGCAGGCGAATACGACAGGCTGAATCAGCAACGCTACATTACTATAACTGCTAATATCAATAAAAAAGATCTTGGCTCAGCGATCGAAGACGCGAATATGGCCATAAAACAAATCGGACAGATACCTACGGGTATGAAGATAAATTTACGTGGACAGGCGGAAACATTAAATGAAACGTTGCGCGAACTGGGAACGGGGCTTCTGCTAGCTATCGTAATCATTTTTTTATTGCTCGCGATAAATTTTCAGTCTTTTAACATTTCGCTGATCATACTTTCAGCTATTCCAGCGGTAATAGCCGGATCATTTCTCCTGTTATTGCTTACGGGCAAAACCTTGAATATTCAGTCGTTCATGGGGACAATTATGGCCATTGGTGTTTCGGTGTCGAATGCCATTCTGTTGATCACGACCGCAGAAGGATTGCGACAGCAGGGCACCCATACGAACGCAGGGCTGGAGGCGGCAAAGAATCGCTTGCGTCCAATTCTCATGACAACCATAGCAATGATCGCCGGAATGATCCCAATGGCAATAGGGTTCGGAGAGGGCGCAGAACAGACGGCCCCGCTTGCCATTGCTGTTATTGGTGGGCTATTCTTTTCAACGGTTACAGTTCTGTTCATCTTGCCTGTTGTCTATAACCGGATAGCAGGAAAGAAGAAATATATCAGCGCGTCTCTTGATCCAGACGACGAAACGAGCGTGAATTTTGGACAATAG
- a CDS encoding TolC family protein translates to MKILWFIIGLLTVSTANSQSLHELLKRAESNYPSLKAKVLETQAAQYNVASVRNSALPSLDAAYQVNYATYNNITGMALSQYLVPMTGPPSSDNSSSGVFGSIGSLLLKWEPFTFGLRRSRIDLAKTSVQYNEADARNEVFKHQVTFINTYLDLLMAHELLKVYSKNLERSNENLRVVSTLTTSGLHPGVDTALFHAELSRAKIELLNYRKYVETQQAALAELLGSDESAYTQDSSYFSLLPSNTPDTISNSHPLLALSKSKLLIYQQQQTSVRRTLNPNLSVWATGYARGSGIRYDGSVNSSDGLSFSRYNYGVGVQLSVSLLRFIDVHKQIQQQGALIGAQEERLKQVNLELNKQNRVAELTFQNAVEIAQESPVLYRSAEFSFRALVTRYNSGLANYADLIQAQYSLVKAETELKKSYLEAWKALLYKAAVQGDIEIFLNQVN, encoded by the coding sequence ATGAAAATACTTTGGTTCATCATCGGCTTGCTAACAGTTTCAACGGCGAATAGCCAGTCTCTTCACGAATTACTGAAACGTGCTGAGTCCAATTACCCATCATTGAAGGCGAAAGTGCTGGAAACCCAAGCTGCCCAATACAATGTTGCCAGTGTAAGAAATTCAGCCCTACCATCCCTTGATGCGGCCTATCAGGTCAACTATGCCACTTACAATAATATCACTGGTATGGCCCTGTCTCAATATCTGGTGCCCATGACTGGTCCGCCTTCATCGGATAATAGTTCCAGTGGGGTCTTTGGCAGTATCGGGAGCCTTTTACTCAAATGGGAGCCATTCACATTTGGCCTACGGAGGTCCCGAATTGACCTAGCCAAAACCAGCGTTCAATACAATGAAGCGGATGCACGCAACGAGGTATTCAAGCATCAGGTAACATTTATCAATACTTACCTCGACTTGCTCATGGCGCATGAACTTCTAAAGGTGTATTCCAAAAACCTGGAGCGTTCGAATGAGAATTTGAGAGTCGTGAGCACGCTTACAACAAGCGGCCTTCATCCCGGCGTAGATACAGCATTGTTTCACGCAGAATTATCCCGTGCTAAAATCGAATTGCTCAATTACAGGAAATACGTGGAAACGCAACAAGCCGCCTTGGCGGAATTACTGGGTAGTGATGAATCTGCCTACACTCAGGATAGTAGTTATTTCAGCCTTCTTCCTTCAAACACTCCCGACACCATATCAAACAGTCACCCGTTATTGGCACTTTCGAAGAGCAAGCTTCTTATTTATCAACAGCAGCAGACTTCCGTACGGCGCACGCTCAACCCGAACTTATCCGTGTGGGCTACTGGGTATGCAAGGGGTTCGGGAATCCGTTACGACGGAAGCGTTAATTCAAGTGATGGCCTGTCGTTCAGTCGCTACAACTACGGAGTAGGTGTTCAACTCAGTGTGTCATTACTTCGCTTTATCGACGTTCACAAACAGATTCAGCAACAAGGCGCATTGATCGGCGCCCAGGAAGAAAGACTCAAACAGGTGAATCTCGAACTGAATAAACAGAATCGGGTTGCAGAATTGACATTCCAAAATGCAGTTGAGATTGCTCAAGAGAGTCCGGTCCTCTATAGGTCGGCAGAGTTTTCATTCCGCGCGCTGGTCACGAGGTACAACTCGGGTCTCGCCAATTATGCCGATTTGATCCAGGCTCAGTACTCACTGGTAAAAGCGGAGACGGAATTAAAGAAGTCCTATCTGGAGGCGTGGAAGGCGCTTCTCTATAAGGCAGCCGTTCAAGGCGACATTGAAATATTTTTGAATCAAGTGAATTGA
- a CDS encoding HEPN domain-containing protein, with product MDSRANDEVLLGALRNDDPNAFEIIYRRYAESLYKYISQKVFTHEDADTVLINGFVSLWNSRKEIGTKNLHDHLLSTMRTELCRYIRNSPDIESYRQSFRNFVTSTDPRNSMQNELPVTDSQKRDFSDTLDVVIPKIRPETIICFGIRSSAFSLWSPFRESEQSLVTTYDLLIILTQGDKNLREFTSEQIKQHSTSTVKFNPISHSSKAVRDAISSGNHFFQTAFQTGILVYGEHQPINSPYEPEAHADSIVRRVNARAKFSLAREFYEVATNCLTKEKYDVSIFTLHQAVELACSAILLNELGYRASSHSLKKLFHLLRNVTSIFVEAFPESTEEEINLLDLLHKAYSDVRYKDNYYADPRLVQAAHGRIDKILNATEDLLKDFLVNGYLPNVK from the coding sequence ATGGACTCCAGAGCTAATGACGAAGTTTTGCTTGGCGCTTTGAGGAACGATGACCCGAATGCTTTTGAGATCATTTACCGCCGTTATGCCGAAAGTCTTTATAAGTATATCTCGCAAAAGGTGTTCACACACGAAGACGCTGACACGGTCCTTATCAACGGATTTGTTTCCTTATGGAATTCCCGCAAAGAGATTGGAACAAAGAACCTCCATGACCATCTACTTTCGACAATGAGGACTGAATTGTGCAGATACATAAGGAACTCGCCCGACATCGAAAGTTATCGGCAATCCTTCAGGAACTTCGTGACATCGACTGACCCAAGAAATTCGATGCAAAACGAGTTGCCGGTTACCGATTCACAAAAGAGAGATTTCTCGGACACTCTAGATGTGGTGATCCCAAAGATTCGACCAGAAACAATAATTTGCTTTGGTATCAGAAGTTCTGCATTCAGTCTTTGGAGCCCATTTAGAGAAAGCGAGCAGTCACTGGTCACGACCTACGATCTCCTGATAATACTGACACAAGGCGATAAGAACCTGAGGGAGTTTACTTCTGAACAGATAAAGCAACATTCCACAAGTACAGTCAAATTCAATCCGATCTCGCACAGCAGCAAGGCTGTCAGGGATGCTATCTCATCAGGCAACCACTTTTTTCAGACTGCATTTCAGACGGGCATACTGGTTTATGGAGAGCATCAGCCAATCAATTCACCTTACGAACCAGAGGCTCATGCCGACAGTATTGTTCGCAGAGTCAATGCACGTGCTAAATTTTCTCTAGCCAGGGAATTCTATGAAGTCGCTACCAACTGCCTTACTAAGGAGAAATACGATGTGAGTATTTTTACACTTCACCAAGCCGTTGAACTTGCATGTTCAGCAATACTCTTGAACGAACTCGGATACCGGGCTTCATCGCATAGTCTAAAGAAGTTGTTTCATCTCCTTCGGAATGTCACTTCGATATTTGTTGAGGCTTTTCCTGAATCGACCGAAGAAGAGATAAATCTGTTAGACCTACTGCACAAAGCGTACTCTGACGTTAGGTATAAGGATAACTATTATGCTGATCCCCGGCTTGTTCAAGCGGCGCATGGGCGAATTGACAAAATCCTGAATGCCACCGAAGACTTGTTAAAAGACTTTCTTGTGAATGGATACTTACCAAATGTTAAGTGA